The Cylindrospermum stagnale PCC 7417 genome segment ACCAATGAGGAAGAAGAAGCCTAAGACGAAGTGTGAACAAGCCAACCAAGCGCGAGGAGACACGTAGTTGAAAGAGTTAATTTCGGTAGCCACACCACCCACAGAGTTCAAAGAACCCAGAGGAGCGTGAGTCATGTATTCAGCGGCGCGACGAGCTTGCCAAGGCTGAATATCATTCTTGATTTTTTCCAAATCAAGACCGTTGGGGCCGCGTAGAGGCTCCAACCAAGGGCCACGGAAATCCCAGAAGCGCATGGTTTCTCCACCGAAGATAATTTCACCGGTAGGAGAGCGCATCAAGTATTTACCTAGACCTGTGGGGCCTTGTGCAGAACCGACGTTAGCACCTAGGCGTTGGTCACGGATGAGGAAGGTCAAAGCTTGCGCTTGAGAAGCTTCGGGACCCGTAGGACCAAAGAATTCGCTGGGGTAAACGGTGTTGTTGTACCAAACCATGATGGAGGCAATAAAGCCCATCAAGGATAGTGCACCCAAGCTGTAGGAAAGGTAAGCTTCACCAGACCAGATAAAAGCACGACGTGCCCAAGCAAAAGGCTTGGTGAAGATGTGCCAGATACCGCCAGAAATACAAATTAAGGCAATCCAGATGTGACCGCCGATGACATCTTCCAGGTTATCGACGCTGACAATCCAGCCATCGCCACCGAAGGGAGACTTGATCAAATAACCGAAGATTATTGCTGGGTTGAGTGTTGGATTGGTAATGACGCGAACATCGCCACCACCTGGCGCCCAGGTGTCATACACACCACCGAAGAACATTGCCTTCAGTACTAACAGCAGTGCACCGACTCCCAAGATAATCAGGTGGAACCCGATGATGTTGGTCATCTTGTTCTTGTCTTTCCAGTCGTAACCAAAGAAAGAAGAATATTCTTCCAAGGTTTCTGGGCCACGAACGGCATGATAGATACCGCCAAAACCCAGTACGGCTGAGGAAATTAAGTGAAGTACACCAACAACAAAGTAGGGGAAGGTGTCGAAAATTTCACCACCTGCACCAACACCCCAACCCAAAGTGGCGAGGTGAGGTAGGAGGATCAAGCCCTGTTCATACATGGGCTTTTCTGGAATGAAGTGAGCGACTTCAAATAAAGTCATCGCTCCAGCCCAGAAAACAATCAAACCAGCATGGGCTACGTGAGCGCCAAGCAGTTTACCAGATAAATTGATTAGACGGGCGTTTCCAGACCACCAAGCAAAACCGCTTGATTCTTGGTCACGTCCACCGCCCATAACAGAAGTTGTGTTAGAGAGCGTTACCACGAGGCAATACCTCCTCAGGGAATACAAATTGTTCGTGGGGTTGATCTTGAGGAGCCATCCAAGCGCGGATACCCTCGTTCAGCAAAATGTTTTTGGTATAGAAAGTTTCAAACTCTGGGTCTTCGGCTGCCCGCAATTCTTGGGAGACGAAGTCATAAGCCCGCAGGTTGAGTGCCAAGCCGACGATACCGATGGCGCTCATCCACAAGCCTGTTACTGGCACAAACAACATGAAGAAGTGCAACCAGCGCTTGTTAGAGAAAGCAATCCCGAAAATCTGTGACCAGAAACGGTTTGCTGTCACCATTGAGTAGGTTTCTTCCGATTGGGTC includes the following:
- the psbC gene encoding photosystem II reaction center protein CP43 → MVTLSNTTSVMGGGRDQESSGFAWWSGNARLINLSGKLLGAHVAHAGLIVFWAGAMTLFEVAHFIPEKPMYEQGLILLPHLATLGWGVGAGGEIFDTFPYFVVGVLHLISSAVLGFGGIYHAVRGPETLEEYSSFFGYDWKDKNKMTNIIGFHLIILGVGALLLVLKAMFFGGVYDTWAPGGGDVRVITNPTLNPAIIFGYLIKSPFGGDGWIVSVDNLEDVIGGHIWIALICISGGIWHIFTKPFAWARRAFIWSGEAYLSYSLGALSLMGFIASIMVWYNNTVYPSEFFGPTGPEASQAQALTFLIRDQRLGANVGSAQGPTGLGKYLMRSPTGEIIFGGETMRFWDFRGPWLEPLRGPNGLDLEKIKNDIQPWQARRAAEYMTHAPLGSLNSVGGVATEINSFNYVSPRAWLACSHFVLGFFFLIGHLWHSGRARAAAGGFEKGINRETEPAMFMPDLD